The genomic DNA CCATCCATCCAGACaagtccagacaaggctagcagcagcagtgccgcgtcagacacgtttctggtgtgcaaagacatagaaaacgccacgcagctgacacgcaactgacgcgccacgctcacgccacgcagccagtgtgtagccggcctaagtgggtgttttaaaaaaaaaaatgaatccaaGACAaactcatgggggagacagaaacttactatagctttaaaacaccacaatattcagtttttttttttttttaaagcttcagaaatgtatttgttgTCCCTTAAATTACGGTTAAATTCACATACTGACTTATATGGAAAAAATCAACTGATTCTAATTAAAAAACAGATATTTTGATATTAAATAACAAATCAGCTGCTGTGAATTGTACTGGTGGTGGGGCTGTTTACATTCACACTGCAGATTGTGTATCTGGTTCAGTTTTCAAATTTCACTTGTGTCAAATCTGTCATATCCTTACTTTGTCCATTTTTGTGTCACCACTATTTATGTCCTGGGGTCTTTTTTTTGCAACAtgattttggatattgtttaGCATTCATTGCTGAAAACTTTCTGCTTCTGTATTTGGAGAACATCAGAGAGACTgttaaattgtcattcatttgaCTGAACCAGCTGTAAAATAAAAGCACAGATTATTTGGCTTTGGCTTTGTGTGCTGCATTAGAGTAGCATTGCCAGTAAAATGTGGAGGATTTAAAATgcctaaattaaaacaaatcaaacagtgaaatacagtccaCATTATTTCATAAAATCTTCTATCAGACTTCATGTTAAAATACAGCTCATGAAACACGATGATCACATAAGGTGCATGTAGTGCTTACACTCCTTCCAAAAAAATAAGGTTGAGAAAAAGTCCGTAGCAGTGGAACCagacagcctggtctcacagaattccgtgaaatgatcacgaactgttaagaccgcattacgtggtggtggcacggaatgtgtgaaaattctgtgtggccaccacACGGAAAACAATGGTGATGTAAAGTGAATGAGAAGATgatgtagcattaagagcgactacgatAGCGAGTAGAATGAAAGCctgaaaatctgcatagggagggaggttggttggggtggtggatgggtcaaacaacacgttcttcttttcctaaacccaactgtcccattgtTGTCCAACCGTTtgtttccctaaacccaacgttaatcgtcccgttcttcttttcctgaacccaaccgtcccgttgttgtcccgcgtgtcatggaaagttaagcccacccacgaccttttccttaacttaaggggccgtgttcatttcacagaattcttccgtgggcccataaCGTAATTTTCTGCGATTCCttaaaactgccacagattttgagttaaggggccgtgttcatttcacggaattctgtgagatcaggttgaccAGGAGCAGCACAGGTAGCTGTGGCCCAGCCAGCagaagtggagaaaaaaaacacaccagcaAGTAAACCCTGGGCTGAAATCTGAGGAAACTCACCTCCAAAAGGGAAATCAGACCATGTGTTGCCAGGAGCTCGTTGTGATTGACTTTCGCTTCACTCTCACCGCTCTAAACAAAATACCGTAGCTCTAAAAAcctactgtacactacctgtgcagcagacaaacacaattaGACTAGCTGGCGAACCAAGTGAAGTATTTGGCAgcaaaagagacagatatttccctcaggagttggtagagacaaaaagagaaagatGGACAGATGCACAACTCCAAAATGAGCTAATGCTGCCCCGTAACAGATGCAAATTTGACTTGTCAAACCAACTTTAATAAGAAACCAATGAGAACACATGGCTTAAAATAAGATGTCTGTTCCAACATTAATGCTCCTGCTCAGAGTGAGGCGCCACATGCTCCATGGGTTGTAGGGCCGACTCATCTCGGTTGAAGCTGGCGGCGACGGGGCGGGACTGCTGACCAGATCAGTCAGCGTTGTCGAGTTGGTCGTTGGAGGAAAAGGGCGTAAGGCTGAGTCTGCGTTTGTTGACCAAATGGAGCTGCCGAAGGGTGTGGTGGCAGACCAGGGGCCGCGGGCGTTTCCCAGGAGGgactgaaaaaaagagaagagaagctACACAATAGTATCGTGAGCAGGAagggaaaaaaatgtatctgcaaCCTACATTAAAAACAACTAATGCCGATCTTACACCAAATTACTTTTTAAGCAATTCCACTATCACAGACTAATATCCAACATCGCtatgaaatcctgagagtcttgctagagttgggcATGCTCCCGTAgtctcaatcgtttggtgtaaggtcttaaaactcagtcccagtcagtTTTTTCCTGTCTTGACGTTCCGACTAActcaaacatgtttgatattatcgtTAAGTTTCAAAGTGTTcatgttatgctcattttcaggttcataattgtatttagaggttatatcagaataggtttacatggtttaattttcaaaaaacaaaatattttgttgtactgcacattgctgcagctcctcttttcaccctgtgtgttgagctctctgttttagctacagagtgagacatctcacttctgttccatctttgttgggagttgcacatgtgcagtacctaggtaaggactactagccagtcagaagcagagtatgagggcgtgccctgacagtacctaggtaaggactactagccagtcagaagcagagtattagggcgtgccatgctagcagctaggcgagcattataacgtgtgttccaaagtgaccacgtttgtctctgaagtaaaggctggactacaatagagctgtttggagcagtttgtgaacagtgttttctgttggagatggtaagtccctttggggtggactttgtaAAAGATATATagcacaataaaggaaagggaaaaagccaaaagcaTATTATGAGCACATGGTAGTAAAGTCAAATCACGTGACCATTGttaacaaccaatgggtgcactccctccagcaccaaacaggaagtagCAAACGCCTAAAAGTAGCTATGACCCAGTTCAGAGGCTGCAGCCTTCGGAGGCTGCATTCATAGACAGATTGCGTCACACCAGCGCGACGAAGGCTGTcccatttcttttaattttgaagGCTCCTTCAAACCCGGTCCACAAACGCGGCCTCCTTTTACAGAATTCGGAGGACCCAACTGTTGTGTCAAccaatatttcctttttttttttacatttttaggccgctatttcattattaaattcacttctgacattGTTTTAGGCAagaaattaactgtgtagatgtcgaatataggcagtcctGCTCTAAGGCCCCCGCTGTGAGCTGCCTGGAGCTCTGAGATGTTCACATGTACGCTCCATGagggtttatttttatttttcctctctctttgagACACTTGACCAAATGGTAAAATGCAAGGAACAACTTCTGGCTCTATTTCGGTGCTGTAGTTAACGttttgatcacttatcagctgTAACTGTCAAGGTTGCTAGGCGACAGGAGCGGTGCTTCAACGCAAACAGGAAATATTATCGGTCTATCCCTACCTCCGGGTACCGCCACCATTCATTTGCTTGtacagcagaacagaaaatcagcaaactttcccttactgtagTTACCAGCTACCGATAgcaatagctagctagcttggttaactttttcaaaaccaatctagttgtagtcttgcaatgtgtgagCCTGccagatccccagtctttacatattatgacagtcttaagcgttagatgtgagatgattatctttagatgtgagacgGTGTCAGACTTTCTTCTAGTGTACGGTAAGCATAAGGGATCTTACTGCAGTTGGAGTGGCCGGGGAGCTGGAGCTGCGGGGCCAGTCACTGCTCGGGATGTCCCAGATGGACGAGGCAGGGGTGAAGTCAGGCCAGCTTTGCTGAGACTCTGATGACTTTGGGAGATTCATTCCACTTAaaactaaatacacacacacacacacacacacacacacacacacacacacacacacacacacacacacacacacacacacacacacacacacacttcagtttGAATGCAGCCAGTCAACCATAAACTGTTACACCAGTTACTCTACTTTCTTATCTGTTCGTTGACATAGCCACACAGGTTACCTCGTGTCAGGTTGAAGGAATTGTTGGGTTGAAAAAGAGAGAATGAGTTGGCAGAATGGAAGTTGGTACTACTGACTGTGTCAATGGGACTCCATAATCCAGAGCTATGGGAGGAAAACAAATATATGCAGAATATTAAACTGGGATTACATGTTGCGGTCATGTCTGGATGTAAATGTTGTCATTTTCTCACACTACCTGTCAGAGCTGTCCCTTTCCACTGATGTCATGTGCGGCAGAGTCTTTCCTTGGCTGTCAGTTTTACCTGGGCCAGAGCCGCCTGAAGAGAACAGGAAACATCAGTGGTCTCTCTCGTAAACAAACCAGCATAGCACAGGGACACACACTTTGATCAAGCGTTAGTTCATGGTTACATCTGTACCTGGGCTTTTATCATAACCAGCAACTACGGCAGCATAGGTGGGGTTCCCATTTTTGCCCGCGAGTAGAGTGGCTACAGACAATTTATTTCCTGGGGCCTTCTTTTGGTTTCCCTCActgcaaaagtgtcaaaaattcACCAAGAATCTGGATTAGATTTaggtaaaaactaaaaatacagtACCAAAATAGCATGCTTTATTATGATAATAAATACATAGTTAACTCAATTTATAAATAGAGTTTTTTAAAGGAGTTACACAGTGCTCTATTTATTTTCACTTAGCTGGAGACATCCAGCACTTGATTTCTGATAAGACAAGACATTAGGCAGGGGCAGGTTGCCTTCCTCACTGCTTTTTAACAGGACGTAGATCTAAGTATAATCCACTATAACAACTAACCCAGTATTTTCTAAAATCTTTGATAAAAAtgctaaatttttttttaaatcaagaggGTCAAAGCTGGGCTTCCTGGGAAGCGTGGCTGCACTACTGTATGTTTAAGGCAGGCAGCCAGTGGAAAGAGAGCTGTTCAAAGGTTAAAATAGCAGGACCGAAACCTCCTTCAGAAATCTAACAGGCAAAAATTGTTTCCTTTTAAAGTGCACAGAGTAAGGCAGGGGGGTCATGGTGTGCAGAATGGTCATCAGTGACAAAACTGATCTGGAGCTGGTTATCATTCATTGAGATTTTGACAAATGAAAAGGAGAGGCTTGCGTTTGTTGGCTGGGAGGCGGGTTGGTACATAATTGATAGTTTTTTAAAGGTTAACAGTTGCTGGTAATGATGCTGGAGAGACAGCTTTTTGGTAAGTGGACATAAGTTCTTCCAGAATTTTTAAACGGCATGAGCTAAAATTGTGTTGTTTTATTCGCTTCACATTTGACCATGTGGATACCTGTTACTGTTGAGCACACTGCTGTTGGAGCCTCGGGACAGTAAGCTGGGGGAGGTGGGTGGAGGGGAGCTGGTCCCTGCTGTGATGGATCCCTTCAGGAAAGGGTCCGCGTTTATTGTCTGGAGGGAGCGCCCTTCTTCCAGCTTCCCATCAACTGCCAAAACAAACATGTCACAAACACATCTGGTATAAAAGCAAATGGCAAAGAGACAACAGttaaatagggctgcacaattaatagaattgtaataaaaaacaaaaacaatgcaatctagaaaaacaagtattttgcacattacattttgcaagtaaacttttattttgtcttgcgttctgaaggggaattcaaaaacGTTCAGgtgggaaaagtattaagggaaatttcacagtttaaggtgttttcactattgatttgttttaacttttatttaactgttttttaagtttaatatatgcaacatctttccaacgAGTCATtgagtaattgtgttaaataatcgcgatttcaatattgaccaaaataattgtgattatgattttttccataatcaagcagccccatatttaaagaaataccatgTAACTTGTAACTAATgacctagtgttgctttaagtgaaGAAACTCACATCTCTGTTTCTGCAGCGGGCGTGTCTTTGGGATGTTGGCGAGAGGGTGCAGAGCTTTGGAGGTGAAGCTCTGGCGTCGTTTGTTCTCCAGCGGTGTTACATATGGCAGCTCCAGAGAACTGGGAACAATCAAAAGATTTGTCatgaaaaggattttttttaaagcaatacACAAAaaagatgatgtcatcgcctgttattacagtgtttcctttaggattttttttagcagtgggggtcTGTCCGAACAGAGGAACTATAGGGCACTTAACATCTACAACAGGTCTACACTTAGAACGTACCCACTGCGGtgacgtttttggtggagctgttcgtttaatagtcgactcggaagaaagagaacgttttgacaataaactacatcaacacaacagtatgtggagttaaattggacgggtccaataacctctgaatagttctacttgttgttaaattgctaTGTGAGCGGcaggataatttaaaaggcaactgCAACTACATTTATtgtacagccctatttctgataccgtggtggcagaaattttgccatggtgccactacaaaatcaacatagaggaaacactggattaCATGAACATACCTGGATTTTTCTGCTGggctctctttctttgtctttccttGTTTCTTAGGTTTGATTAGGAAATTTGAAGCCTCTTCTTTCACTTTTTCCGTGGTTactgtccttcctttctttttcaCTGGTTCCTGGAAGAAATGATGGGAAAATATATGATGAAGAGTATGCATATTAGTATGTCATTTCCATAGTAGTAGATGCCAGAGCCGTTTTTAAAGGTAGAATATGTAGTATCGCTTTGCACAGTGTTCAAAGTTGGCCCCTCCTCCCCGGCTCAACAGCCAGAGAGttgagcgagctagagagtaaATGAAGAGagggaatcagagaaataaaacaatcTTTTCGAATTGTTGCACGGAGGTaatgttctaaagcacaaataaacacatccACACCTCCGCGAAAAGGTGTGGGATTACGAGTGAAAGCAGAGCTTCatcctgtttgtttctctgtgtcggTCAAGAAAGTGGCAGTTTACACGGAACGGGCTGCACAACATGCACGCGGTTATTGGCTGGGGGTTACACACCCATGTGGGGCCCAAAAGCTCTTTGTTGACGCCCACAAACGTCCCGCACTCaccaaaataaacaataaaagcagCAGCCAGGGTCCCTGCAGATTCAGACACTaccacacacttctagtggctcataagtgatgattgagagaattacttttgtattagtctatacatCGTTTTTTGGGGGAAAAGCATTGCATTTTATACCTCTGAaagtacatgtatatatacGTGTTGTTTTCACACATGGGATCGCCCCGCTTCGCAGCATTGCACGCTGGTTGGCTCGCCACCAGTTTCTctccactgacaagcaaagaaaacagtctccaccctcctacaaccgtgatggctgcagctgattggacaaacgtgtCACGTGGTCTGGCTGCTCTCGAATTTCAAAAACGACCATAATGGCGTtcactgaaacatgtttctgaaaacattttaagcgacaAATAGGCCATGCGGTTGCTGAatgtgtcttcatttcagatggacaacggtcagtttaaaagatttccgtCAGGTTTTGAGAGGCgactcctcatttgcataaagttggttggattcaactttatgcaattTACGCAAACTTCTCCAAAGTCCCCGtgacgctaccagaatgcaaCGCACGGCTGCTTCcttagaaatgaatgggaagcggtgaaatgacgctgacaatggacacGTACTATCAGTCTTTTCGACCCAGTCCAAGTCAATAATTTGAGAATGACTTGAAAATCAAAAAGCCCTGTGAAAAAAGGTGGCAGTGCTAACCATGCACCACCATGCCATCCCAGCTGATCATTTATCATTAAGCTGTagaagcatttaaacaaaacacattttattagatcattttataaaaaatgcAGTAGGAGGACGCCTCCTTCAACGTCTTGTTTAAAACAGGGCGGACAGCATAAAAAATAGGTTATTTCTAATAATTAATATAACAGACAAATGCAACAAATAtttgacaaagacaaaaaaggagCTCTTTTGATTGCTAAaagctagcctggtcctacgagactcttgtacatttcattagtccagagagtctggccactctccattgacaagtgttaacttccttgaaggcgggtactctgttgaagtttaaaactattggatctggtAGCCtagctccgccctcctacgtactgtctggtaggacaagactaacaagaggggagacgacaacaactattggcttagcatcgctagtgttagccttagccaaaatcaaactgttcctgaaccccgtggggaggagggccacaacattatgtccaccaacaaaactcagcaaagattgttcttactcatgctttaacttctggatattcgacagcgttgccacaacg from Sander lucioperca isolate FBNREF2018 chromosome 15, SLUC_FBN_1.2, whole genome shotgun sequence includes the following:
- the LOC116053630 gene encoding transmembrane protein 131-like isoform X6 — encoded protein: MGVSGLSVQSSRKIALIAGIIGITLVLLIKPGVSYGSKIEDEEDREASSTADALMDLVRPQVDLTLPRPSWERKLCFIVSFTMTSMFVLVIATAYVEAQSIWDPFQRRVSVESNPSMETWRPFNPRGTVLIHSDSELNDYGDSPQNFRGGYASSNGAARVRGRQGSQKKRSRIGFSRPSMQATSSQLTQGSTTSGQEGPPAACQLANQKARRTKQLDLQGQSLAGPSLPHRGLCPDDAEYANLIRAIDNDLDRPDSLSVLESKGKLRGNTKAQRKKEEREKKSTVKTQGEELKDNLADDSSSTTTETSNPDVEANIKEEPVKKKGRTVTTEKVKEEASNFLIKPKKQGKTKKESPAEKSSSLELPYVTPLENKRRQSFTSKALHPLANIPKTRPLQKQRFDGKLEEGRSLQTINADPFLKGSITAGTSSPPPTSPSLLSRGSNSSVLNSNSEGNQKKAPGNKLSVATLLAGKNGNPTYAAVVAGYDKSPGGSGPGKTDSQGKTLPHMTSVERDSSDSSGLWSPIDTVSSTNFHSANSFSLFQPNNSFNLTRVLSGMNLPKSSESQQSWPDFTPASSIWDIPSSDWPRSSSSPATPTASLLGNARGPWSATTPFGSSIWSTNADSALRPFPPTTNSTTLTDLVSSPAPSPPASTEMSRPYNPWSMWRLTLSRSINVGTDILF